Below is a genomic region from Candidatus Diapherotrites archaeon.
TTTGCGACCGCAGCTTTCATGTGCTCAAAGCTGCCCGCCGGGGCGACAAGCTCCGGTTTGATTTGTTTCACCATAAGAATCTCTTTTTCAAAATCAGGGTTTTATTCTGTTTTTCCGCTTGCCGGCAGGGATATGCGCGTGGATTTTTTTGAGTCAAACCGTTTCTCAAAGTTCAGAATGGTATACCCGACTGTTTTGCCGCTTTTGGCGTCTTTTCTTTCCAGTATGTCCTCTCCAATTTCCCCGCAGACCGCTTTTTTCGGCTTTCCGATGACTATCTCAAGTATGTCGCCTTCCTTGTCGTAGTGCAGGCTTATTTTTTCCAACTCGTTTCACCTGGTTTTTCAGTCTTTGAATAATATCCGGCCAGTACAAACCCGCTGTTTTCATGCGTCTTTATAACAATTATTAGTAGCCTGCCGTTTTTAACCTTTTTATGGTACAGCTCAACTTTGCCGTCAAGCCTGCTTTTTTTGATGAAGTCCGGGTTGCAGACAGTTTCCTCGATTTCCTTGAATTTGCCTTCAAGTTCCGGCCTGAACATCGTCATGTGCGAATACCTTTCAGCCGTCAGGGAAATTTTCCTTCCCAGCGGATCAGTGGCGCGGAACAGTTCCATGCTTTTCCAAAAAGCCCCGGCTGGGAAAATTTAATAACTGTTCGAGGTTTTAGTCAATAAACGAAGGCCGATGATGACCAGGCTGAGATTTGAGAGCCGCTTTCGTCCGGCTGGTTCGACGCCCCATGCCAATTTCATTCGCATGGGGCTGCGCGCTGTTGCGCGGGAACTGCCTGAAAGCGCTTGATGAAGAATCGTTATGAGTGCCGAGGCTTTCGCTTTATTGGCGGTTTGAATGGTTCATTGGCCTGCAAGACATGATATTTTTCTTCTGACTCAGCCAAGAAAGCCCTTTGCCTTAAGCAATTCCGCGTTCAGGATTCCGCCGCCGGCAGCGCCCCTGCCCGTGTTATGCGACAATCCGACGAACCTGAAGTCGAAGACCTTGCATTCGCGCAGCCTGCCGACCGAAACAGCCATGCCTTTTTCGGCATCCCTGTCCTTGCGCGGCTGCGGCCTGTTTTCCTCGAACCTGTAAATGATGGGCTGTTTGGGCGCGAAAGGCAATTTCAATTCCTGCGGCTCCGCCTTGAAATCCTGCCAGATCTTGATTATCTGTTCCTTCGAGGGCTTCTTGTCCTTGAATTCGATGCTCACGCAAGCAGTGTGCCCGTCGATTACGGGAACGCGGTTGC
It encodes:
- a CDS encoding DUF2283 domain-containing protein is translated as MEKISLHYDKEGDILEIVIGKPKKAVCGEIGEDILERKDAKSGKTVGYTILNFEKRFDSKKSTRISLPASGKTE